aaaattatttctaaaaattgttttcaggagcaaaaagttattttttttctacttattatctccattccaaatctattattcggccacttttctattttggagaataaaaaaaactaattgatGTTATCGaacaaatttatgttttttttttgttctagaaaacataaaaacataaatcgaaataaatagaaacgttaccaaacagagTCATAAAGATCCCATCCACCAATTGTCGAGTCAAAACAATGTTAGTAAAATTACCCATGAAAAATCACGAGAAAGAGTGAACTTTGATTCTTAAAAAGGTAACAATTAAAATTTGGTATGTTACGCATGCCAATTCCGCACGTAATGCCTCGAACAAATAAATTACACCACCACAAGGTACCGCGTTTGACTTCAATTGAAGCCGAGCGCTTTTGCGTGTTTTTCGACAATGCGCAATTTCAGCATTTGGTTTACCACTTGCCTCATGCTAGGGCGATCACGGGGTGAGTACTCAACACATTGCATTGTTAACCTTGTGATCTTAGGTCCGTCCCTCGAATAGAATCCCGGGTCCGCTTCCAGGCTTGCATGCACCGAGGAGCATTTCGTCTTGTCATCTGACCCTGCGATTTTCTCCTCATACATCTTAACCCAATCATCACGAAAAGGTCCTTCCAGGTGCTTATAGGGCCTCTTCGTGATCAAATTAAGTAGAACAACCCCAAACGCAAGCACATCGCTTTCTGTTCTCCCGCCTGTCAAAGGAAAAACTTGAGGTTAACTCGCAGAAAAATGAAACCAAGGCAATCACAAGCGAAAcccttttaaaatgattgaCAATCTCTCATCATTGGTCATTCAACCGAAACAAGACAATAGTGTGCCAGAGGCCAATATTTGAACAAGGAGCTCCTTTTATAATGTCAAAGCCTCCCAACATCATCAAAGGACAACCTACTTGGATGTCAATTGTTCTCCCATATCTTTTCACTTTGAGGAAAACGCCTGAGCGAATAATTTCTGAGGAAGTGACCCTCTGAAAACTTTGATAGAGTCTGAGCATGATTCAAGCGGAATGTTAGTGAGATTGGTGTCTTACAAGGAAGTGACGTTTAGTACATCTCCACCCAAAAGACCTCCCCAAAAATCTTTTCCCGGATACATCTACGAGTACTAACTTAACATTATGCTTTCCTATTGAAATAAATACTTAATAATGGGACCATAGCATTAGACATTGTTCTTCTATTTTGATCATACCAAAAAGTTACGGTGTACTAGTTGGATAGAACTTGAACTTTATCTATTGATGCATATAATTAACCTTGGGGATACTTTATGTAACCTGCTTGCTTCCTAATGCCGCAATGTGACATGGATGAACATAAGTCTACTACGATGCTCTGGACATGAATATAGAAAAATGTCACCAGTCCCAGTCTTCCCTGTCAAACCATGTCACAAAAAGAGTATCTCGATGAAGTGCTTCAAGAATCCATTCAGTAATTGGGGATTCTAGGGTATAGTAGGATTTTATATGCTAACTTTCAGACATCAACTTAATGGAACTCTATATGGATCTTGTCCAGAAACACAAAAGGCCAGAGGTTCAGGAAATGCTCAGAGTTTTTGTGGATCTAGTAGAATAACCTCAGCAGTCGAAGTGATGAGACATGTTGATGTTAGCGACATCAGTAGGAGCTTCAAAGTCATTTATCTAGGACATTTCATAAGCTCGATTATAGGAATGTCCAGTCATATCTTAATTTTATTCATCTTAGTCGTATATATGTTGGAGAAACGAATAACTTGCAGCCCCGTATCAGTCTGCCTAATAAAGGTATGTTGAGTGAAGGAGATTCGGTCAAAGAGGGGTCTGTTCCCCCAAGGTTAGGAGGAACATCTCCTTAATTTATCAAGATGGCAATGAAGGTGGACATCATAATGGTCTATCAGGCCTAGGTGCATTTCAATTCCTTTATGAGTGAGGTTTGTATACCTAAGTATCTCCTCAAATTAAGCAGAGTATCATTTCCGGAGAGTAATCGATCATTCAATGTGGTTTGTTAAACATAGAAAAAATCAGACTTAGGCATAATTACTTACGAAGACACTGTATAGGTGATGATGAGAAAATCGGTGCATGAGACCTAAAAACTCTTCTTTTAAATGTCGACTTCAGCTCTAAAGTTGGCTCTTCTAAAAACAGGCCCCTCTTTCTGCAAAACCTTATTCAGGACCTCATCCATCTATTATAGAATCGGAGCTTGGTATTTGCTGTCCCTGCTCTATTGCAGCTGCTCTCACTTTAATTGGTTAAATACTCATACCAAGTCCTGATGACTCGCCTCGTAGATCATATCTTTGTTCTCCTAGATCACCAATCGGCGAGCTGTCTTGCAATTGAGAACAATAGGAAAGAGACAGCATAGATGGATATGACCTGTTTGCGAAATGCACCCTTGACACTACCTACTTTACTCTATTGGTCCGTTGCAAGACAGATTACTCATCATTGGAGACTCAACTGTTCCACAAACAAAGTGAAGCTTCATAACAAGGCGATGATGGGAGGAGTGAGCATAAATTGGATTCTAGATGGAGCCTGGACTTCTATGGAGTATTCAATCTGAGGATTTAGTCATGGAGTTACTGAGAAAAACATCGGGAAAAACTCACCGAGGGAATGAGCACACtcctaaaattaataattgttaTATTCACTTTACAAGTTTATACTAAGCTAAACAACCATGAAAATGAGAAGAACCTAAAATAATACTATGTTGCTTTTAGAAGCTTATAATTTATAGAATCACTTCATGCTCATTTCTCCCTAAAATATGATGATTTCCCTTATAATTCAGTCTGCTGGGGCTGGATATTGCAAGTTGGGTATACTCTCTCGAGAAGATGGTGGAAACAACAAACAAATCTAAGGTTATCAGGATTTTACGGGGGGGGGTTAGATACATACTTACATAGTGCTGACGTTCATTTCATTAATTAGGATCAGACTCTCACATTAGCCTAAAAAATCAATATCCTACTAGATCTGAGTAATACGTTAAATTTTAGATAACAAGATCCTAATTGGGATATTAATGACCAAGCACAGTGGCAGCAAAAATAAACACGCAGAGTTGAAACTAGATACCTTCAGGATGGAATTCATTATAGCCGTAACCTCTGACAAAATTGTAAAGCTACTTGTATTGTGACAGAGGAAGAATTCCACCAGTAAACATTCCAAACTCATACCATATTGGATTGTATTCCTGGATAATGAAGGCACCAAAAACATTATGGATTCTCACAGAccacaaaaagaagcagaagtTCTTTCGACAGACCTTGTCAACCATTATATGACTTGGATGTATATTGCGGACTGCATAAGGTAGATCCCGTCCATCCGTGGAGtgaagaaattcaaggagaCAACCAAATCCAAGAGCAACCTTAATTCTCCGCATCCATGTGAAGCTATCTGCATTGCAGTTTTAACATGTTAAAGGGTTACATCTCCCACAGGCTTAAATTGTCAAGGAACAGGCCAACATGCCTGTCAGAATCAGAAAAAAGATTGTTGTTGTCAAACTTTTTTGCTGCAGACTAGCTAAGGTTCTGCTTGGTAAAGAAATTTTGGACACGATATTGCAAGGCAAAAAACACATTGCATCAGTTTCGGAGGTGTCCATGGCCTCTATTTAAACCTAGTGCTTTTCTGTTCCAATTTGAACCCTAGACAGATTTTAGCGCAAGGGACCACCTTAATGGGCATACTGTtagatcaaagaagaaaaaaattgtaccTTCTTTCAGTAAGTTTTGAGCAGTATCCAAGGAATCAAGATCATACACCACACGATCTTCACAACAGTAGCCTACCAACTTCACCATAGTAGGATGTAGGATGAACTCCGGATGCCGAAGTAAAGTTAGCTCATCCTGAAGACCGTTAAAGAGTTAACTGAGGAATATTAAAGGCATTGAATTCTGATGGATGAACGATTTCACTCTTAGCATACCGTCAATTCTCCCACTCCGGGGGTATAAAAAAATATCTCTGACTCCTCCAATATTTTCACCGTCACTGCTCGCGATTCAATCTTTCCACGATACATTTTGCCAAACTGTAAGTTCCCAATAAAATTCTCCACGGAAAACTCATCAGTGAACTGGCTAAGGTCTTCATATGAAAACGCTTGCATCTTACCATGCCGTTTTGCTGAAAAGTTTCCATAGATGGTTTGttaaaaacatgaaatcaacGAACCACAACACTAAAACTTCAGACAACAGATACGACTGCAATCTCCTTTTAAGACTGTTCATGGTTAGCAAAAGGCGCGCACTATCGGCGTCCATGAAAGAAGGCTTTCATTCTTAATTCATTTGCGTTGccaataaaaaaagtgaaagggGTACAATATGTCATTATGCCCACACACTGGAGAAAGACCAATAAGGTTTTGCTTTGATAAACAACATAACATGCCCTCTGATTGCGACATGGTCACCACAGCATGGCCAGATAACCCGTCTCCCTATAGTGGAACAAAATAATCAGTAAAACAACATAAAAGAGATATTATGGGAAAGGGATTTAATACATGCATGTGTTTTTCCtatgcactttttaaaaaaaatgcaggtTGATGTGCAACCACAACAGTGTCGGGACAATGGAGCAAGAGATTTGATACGTTGCTCTCGTTGCGATTGAGTCTTTGAGCATCGATTGGAACCTGCTTGTTTGTGAAAGTGATTTTTAAAACGAGGGGTATGGTTAATTGGGTTCATGACTAGAATCGcaacttaattaaaaaaaaaaaaattatctcatagcTATTTGATACCCCATCATCGTAAACATTGCAATCCCAATTTCGAGatgggaagtgtttgctcatgAAAATGGTTGCTTTCGGTATCACAGAATCACTTTCTCTGTGAAATTTCGCACTGCCACCACGTTCATCAGGATATTCTTCTTAACGTTTATCTTAGTTAAATGTCAATACGTCACCTGACCTATTTCTCATCATTTTTTGCTCTCCATTTTGCTTAAATTGAGAAACTACCGTCCTCTCTTCCTCAATATGAACCGTGAAATGTCCAATATATTCATCTTCAGGCATCGTTCCTGCAGTAACTTGAACGTCTTCACTATTCCACCATTGTGGAGGGGCtcaataattaaaagattttgggGGTTGCTAGCCTATTGCGGTATAAAAGATCTCAACCGTGAAATGTCCAATATATTCATCTTCAGGCATCGTTCCTGCAGTAACTTGAACGTCTTCACTATTCCACCATTGTGGAGGGGCtcaataattaaaagattttgggGGTTGCTAGCCTATTGCGGTATAAAAGATCTCAACATGCCTGGAAACATCGCTAAGTCTTCACAATCctcatgcaagaagaagaagaagaagccactAGAAAGGAATGGAACGGTTCTTCTGATGCCCCCAAAATGGTACCAGCTCGAGATGATAATCCATTTCTTAAAATCTACCAATCCAAATCAAACCAACTCTTACCACGTTAGGAtgacaagaagaaaaatttaccaaaagtaTTACATGTTAACAAAGGTAGCCCATAGATATCAATTTCGAGTAATAgagaaaacatataaaatacCAAGTCCATTTTTTGCATTCTGTCCCATTGCAGATTATATTCCCGAATTATTTAGAGTAATGAGAAGACACCGAGCACTTGCTTACCACCAGTTATATTGCACCCGATTCCCTTACTTGACGTCTCCTCTTAAGTTACATTTTCAAAGTACCTCTTAAATAACGACGTTGTCCCTATTCAGTCAAGCCACCATGCCTATCTAACCCAAGTAACTAAGATATAATCCCAGTAAAGAGGCCTGGacaagcacaaaataaagctcccAAAGCGAGGGAGAAACCGTGTTTCTAGCCTCATTGGTTATTAGGTTCCCATGTAATTCATTTGGCTTTCCAAAGGACAGTTTGCCTTGGCAGAAAGGACCAACAATATGGAGGCACAGAAAGCAAGAGAAACCCCATGTGCCGGATCACTATTGCATCTATCGAGTCAAAAGTATTAAATGCTCATGAAGCATGCACAACAAATTTACAATGAGAAAATAAGCAAGGAATTTTAAACTATTGACTGTGCACTCGCTAGATCAACTCCTCAAAATGAGTAGCATCAGTACAGTAAATAAAGCTCCTTGAAGAGAAGTCAAGATATGAATACGTCGAAACTTGTTACCACAGCATAGAATGTTGTACTCCAAGACATACGAGTAGAGGAGTTCATGGGGATTGCTATAGTTTAGCTTATGTGCATCCGCATATTCTCCAACCACTCATCAAAACTAGCAGCATCAATCcatagaaaaaaaagagagtagaatAACAAAACATCCCTCTCAGAAAGGACTTGAAACAATCAACAGATGAACCTGatgtaccaaaaaaaaaataaaaaatgaagaattccTGATTACCTTGAAACTTATCCTTCAGTGGATTGGGCAGAGCGACTTCCATAAACAGTTCGTCAAAACCCACAGCCTCTTTATCAAGCTGAACAATATGCAGCTTCAGCAAACAGCTAATGACTTGCTTCATTGATGGGCGGCGATTAGGGTTACGTTTGATACATTGCATGGCCAACTTCGTAATCTTTAAACCGTCTTCAAACTTGAACAACAGATTTTCTTTGAGGCTTTCATCCACAAGAGACGATCTAGAGCCCTTGGCTCGCTTTGACTGCTTGTACTCATTTTCGGCCCATTCATAAACACAAGGCGCAGGAGCAGGACTTAATCTGTCCTCCTCTGTACAGACTCTTTTGCAGATCAAACCCAACAATACAACTCCATACGCAAAGACATCAGTTTTGTGAGACCATTTGCctgtttcgaaaaatattagGGATAAGCAATCAAGAGATGATCAGAAAGGTTAATCAGATAAAATTACTCCATTGTGGAGAAAGAGTTAGAAACTATATGAAGGGTACAGGTTTCTCAGATCATGTCACTGAAGTACCATATGGTTATTTGGTTGCAATTAGAGAGCAAGCACCCTAATATACTAGCCCACATTGCAAATAAAACATCAAAGAAATTGTCATGAGTATGCTGAAACTGATGTTCTGATTGAAATATTACTGTCATGTGGAATTgaagagattattttatttgatgaattggaAATCATACACTACAAACTATTAGTGCACCATAATACAGGATGAGCATTTCAAATCATGGATGGTTAAGGAAACTAGTCGTGTGCATTTTGTTCTCTGTTAAACAATGACCAACAATGACAAATGATCAGTCAATATTAACATACGCGAAGAGCTCAGGTGAGCTAAACACGAAGCTGGTTTTGGAGGGACACAGCTCTTGTTTGGCTGATGGACATCTAATTTACATGCCACCGGTTATACTAAATGCGATTAAGTATCTCtgaaatcatttcaagaaaaccTCTGAAGGAACTGAGTCCAAACCCCTCTTAGCATATACACAACTTTCATAGCAACGAGCTAGTCTGACTTGGAATTGATAACCTTTTTCATCCAGATCTAGATTCATTAAAAACATTGCAAAGTAGTATAGACATTGCTAGCAAGAGCAAACTCCTGTGCTATGTTCTGTTGAAAGCTTCTCAAAATATAGTCATCCAAAATTGCCTGGGTTCATGTACTATGGTCAATATAATCAATCACACTCGATTTCTGCAGCTCTGATCTCTCATAGAATCAATCACACTCGAATTACCAATGAATAGGTAATAAGCTCAAATCCAAATGACTAGACATGCTATCTCCCATATGTTTAACAAAAACTGAGTGAACAATTTGTGCATGTGTTGCAGATATAACTCTTTATAGATATCACTTCAGCATAACCTAAGACCAGTATCAGGAAACGTGGGGAAACAGGGTTATTAGCAGGAACCCAAGGTGTTAATCCTTtcacaaagccaaaaaaaaggcAGACGATATAGATGAGAGATACCATGATTATCAAAATTTGGATCCATGTATCCATGACAGCCTTTAGAATCTTCATCTATGAGGAGTGACCTATCAGTGAAATATCCACCTGAAAGCATGCTGAAGTCATATAACACTGCATTGTAATCCTGCAAAACCCCCCGAAAGAAAAGGTATGccatgaaaattatttaagatAAATGGCCAAAAAGCCAACAAGATGTTCTTTCATTAAAAGGACAAACCTGGTCAATCATTACATGGGCAGCATCCAAATTACGAACCAGCAAAGGTAGGTCAAAAGAATGAAGGAACTCAAGAAAGTTAGCGAGTCCTAAAGCAGCTCTGATCCTCTGGTGCCAAGCAAAGCTAACTACAAATAGCCGGAAAATGATCATCATCTATGTTAAACAAAAGGACAATCATGGACAATCTGCAAGGGAAATTCAGCACAAAACAATGGGGAAGAAACCTTGATTTTGCCAATTGCTCCTATAGATAACACTATGTCAACACTAGTATTGAATCACAATAAGCATAGACGATCGACCGCGTGGGCAAGGAAGGAGTTATTTGCTCAGTGACACGTCTAATTATGTATTGAATGAAGTACCACCTTTGGTGACAAGATTGTGGAGTGTGTCCAGAGGATTCAGGTCGTAAACACGAGCGAAATATCCTTCCAAATAAGTATAACAAAGGCACTTGACTATGTTTGGGTGAAGATCATGCAGTCCCGACTCAGTCAACCACTTGTGCATATAAGATTCTTCCCGGAAGCTGCGTGCAACTGCCCCTGGTCTGATCAGAGATTTGTCCTCCGATATCTTCACCGTGACCTTCTTTCCCTCATAATCTCCTCGGTAGACTTTGCCGAATTGGAAACTGCCGATGTGGTTTTCTTCACTAAAGCCGTTTGTAATCTCTTCAATAAGACTATAAGGACAAGACGTCCAGTCATCGGGAACCATACCTGAAAAATATTCACCACACAATTTTCAACAACAGAAAAGgcatcaattttgttttttctctccttttccttgtttgGCAGTAAGTATACAAAGGGTAGAGAAACCAGAAATCTCACTCGGGAGTTTGATAAGACTTTGCTCTTCGGGCACTTGAAGAGTGTGTAACACATATGATTAACGTCCGGAGCAGAGCTTCTGCTCTATCACAAGGAGGATGGGGCAACTCCAACCAAGTTGTTGCAAGGGCAAGAAAGGAACAGTACTGTTAGCTGCTATAGCAGAGATAAGGTCAGAATTCATAAATGTAGATTTTGGTGAATCTCTAGCCAAAGGAAAGAGGAGGACGAGAATGACAATAGAATGCGGAAACGTCAACAATGTAATCCAAAAAGATATCGGTTGGCGACAATCTCATCATAGGACAATCTTGTATATTTTTAAACTAGCAAACTTATTGTTATTATCACTATGATATTGTCATTGAAATCTAAGTTTAAATTTCCCAAAAAGGcaagataatattttcctaCGATGTCTTTTTTTGATTGGATAGAATAAATGGAAAGtttattactaaaaataaattgagtgCAAGATATATATTCAATTCGAGACTTTATCATCATCTCGATTTTTACGTGAtatgtcaaatttcaaatatatatatgtgcatgAGATAAGATATGCTTTATTCGATTCGACCTG
Above is a window of Eucalyptus grandis isolate ANBG69807.140 chromosome 9, ASM1654582v1, whole genome shotgun sequence DNA encoding:
- the LOC104419990 gene encoding probable serine/threonine-protein kinase PBL1 isoform X4, which produces MVPDDWTSCPYSLIEEITNGFSEENHIGSFQFGKVYRGDYEGKKVTVKISEDKSLIRPGAVARSFREESYMHKWLTESGLHDLHPNIVKCLCYTYLEGYFARVYDLNPLDTLHNLVTKVSFAWHQRIRAALGLANFLEFLHSFDLPLLVRNLDAAHVMIDQDYNAVLYDFSMLSGGYFTDRSLLIDEDSKGCHGYMDPNFDNHGKWSHKTDVFAYGVVLLGLICKRVCTEEDRLSPAPAPCVYEWAENEYKQSKRAKGSRSSLVDESLKENLLFKFEDGLKITKLAMQCIKRNPNRRPSMKQVISCLLKLHIVQLDKEAVGFDELFMEVALPNPLKDKFQAKRHGKMQAFSYEDLSQFTDEFSVENFIGNLQFGKMYRGKIESRAVTVKILEESEIFFYTPGVGELTDELTLLRHPEFILHPSMVKLVGYCCEDENLGVVYDLDSLDTAQNLLKDDSFTWMRRIKVALGFGCLLEFLHSTDGRDLPYAVRNIHPSHIMVDKEYNPIWYEFGMFTGGILPLPQYKRLLNLHRFFGYNEFHPEGWSTESDVLAFGVVLLNLITKRPYKHPEGPFLDDWVKMYEEKIAGSDDKTKCSLVHASLEADPGFYSEDGPKITRLTMQCVENSPRDRPSMRQVVNQMLKLRIVRKHAKALGFN